One region of Chlorobiota bacterium genomic DNA includes:
- a CDS encoding sigma-70 family RNA polymerase sigma factor, protein MGSITGSTLLSAEVNGFRAEPRVAPSASEVNGHAPMGILDDATLLDQAIGGRLPAFDELVNRYRGKVIRLVSSIIGNGIEVEDLVQEIFIKVYLSLPKFRRDASFSTYLYTVAVNRCRDELRKMKLRRFFSFDDWFASNPSEQPSLEIGEHLESGERSAAVRLAMKRLPPQTRMLLYLREVEEISYKELAEIFEVEMGTIKSRIARARDRLREELMPYIRGEV, encoded by the coding sequence ATGGGTAGCATTACTGGTAGCACACTTCTTTCGGCAGAGGTTAATGGCTTCCGTGCCGAGCCACGGGTCGCGCCAAGCGCGTCCGAGGTGAACGGCCACGCCCCCATGGGGATTTTGGACGACGCCACCCTGCTGGACCAAGCCATTGGCGGGCGGCTGCCAGCGTTCGATGAGCTGGTGAACCGCTACCGTGGCAAGGTGATCCGGCTGGTAAGCTCCATTATCGGCAACGGGATCGAGGTTGAAGATTTGGTGCAAGAAATCTTCATCAAGGTCTATCTCTCGCTCCCAAAATTCCGCCGCGATGCCTCCTTCTCCACCTACCTGTACACCGTGGCCGTCAACCGCTGCCGCGATGAGCTGCGGAAGATGAAGCTGCGCCGATTCTTCTCCTTCGATGATTGGTTTGCTTCCAATCCATCGGAGCAACCATCGCTGGAAATCGGCGAGCACTTGGAGTCGGGCGAGCGCAGCGCGGCGGTCCGGCTGGCAATGAAACGGCTTCCGCCGCAAACCCGGATGTTGCTCTATCTGCGGGAAGTGGAAGAAATAAGCTACAAGGAGTTAGCGGAGATTTTTGAGGTGGAGATGGGGACGATCAAATCCCGAATAGCCCGCGCCCGCGACCGCTTGCGGGAGGAGTTGATGCCGTATATCCGGGGGGAAGTGTAA
- a CDS encoding interferon alpha-inducible IFI6/IFI27 family protein, producing the protein MNHRLSDTERTLLSGYLDGEISSAERQTAEGLLARSKDAEAYLNDLRSLRNVAHEAFPPVLGAGIAGAAFSAKLTGSSIAAAAGKTTAVHGLFAGSWGMAGIATAAASIGVVMALNFGGGRIDNSGSNVRPAVAARTPSALPVAAAADTGSLVVPSMTPDELVGFAVKGTLPIDPNRNRYLTVQTEGNDSFRLELHRGKPKELARQFHEVNLAETPQLDTVEQAIRHSVKAFPNGFIGLRNDIWNNRQRLVSLLRERSLRPEINTRLAEEHRRLAEFRAARATQVAQFQQQTQAMQANVVQQGWHRVIGNAMPPRRVIPSATSVSQQAWNSWELRTFPVIIQPEAFPEESETVALTMACRNDPVVLQSNKVVVDLFDSPEFQELQGLLPAEMLAIPQHSEIAAGIPIPEPAAAAPVRIARPRVQANEARGMKNGMDILLNDTGSSVHVVKANPNTRQVVIIRTQEILEHARQQLQQADSLLRQLREGQKPQQQQPENSAEQP; encoded by the coding sequence ATGAATCATAGACTTTCCGATACCGAACGAACTTTGCTATCGGGCTACCTGGATGGCGAGATCAGCAGTGCCGAACGGCAGACTGCCGAGGGGTTGCTTGCCCGCTCGAAGGATGCGGAAGCGTATCTGAACGATCTTCGCAGCCTGCGGAACGTGGCCCACGAAGCATTCCCTCCAGTTCTTGGTGCCGGGATTGCCGGCGCAGCCTTCTCCGCAAAACTTACCGGAAGCAGCATTGCCGCCGCCGCAGGAAAAACCACTGCGGTGCATGGCCTGTTTGCTGGATCGTGGGGGATGGCCGGAATCGCCACCGCTGCGGCAAGCATTGGGGTGGTGATGGCCTTGAATTTTGGCGGGGGCCGGATTGACAACTCCGGCAGCAACGTTCGCCCTGCGGTTGCCGCCCGAACTCCATCAGCCCTTCCCGTTGCGGCGGCTGCCGACACCGGAAGCCTTGTGGTCCCTTCGATGACCCCCGATGAGCTTGTGGGCTTTGCGGTGAAAGGGACGCTGCCGATTGACCCCAACCGCAACCGCTACCTGACGGTCCAGACCGAGGGGAACGATTCCTTCCGGCTGGAACTCCATCGGGGAAAACCGAAAGAGCTGGCCAGGCAATTCCACGAAGTGAACCTTGCAGAAACGCCGCAACTTGACACCGTCGAGCAAGCGATTCGGCATTCCGTCAAGGCGTTCCCGAACGGCTTCATCGGCTTGCGGAACGACATCTGGAACAACCGCCAGCGGCTGGTGAGCCTGCTTCGCGAACGGAGCCTTCGCCCAGAGATTAACACGCGGCTTGCCGAGGAACACCGCCGACTTGCCGAATTCCGGGCAGCACGGGCAACACAGGTTGCCCAGTTCCAGCAGCAAACCCAAGCCATGCAAGCAAACGTTGTTCAGCAGGGATGGCACCGAGTTATCGGCAACGCAATGCCACCACGGCGGGTGATCCCCTCGGCAACTTCTGTTTCCCAGCAAGCCTGGAACTCATGGGAGTTACGCACTTTTCCAGTGATTATCCAGCCGGAAGCATTCCCCGAGGAAAGCGAAACAGTAGCATTAACGATGGCATGCAGGAACGACCCTGTGGTGCTGCAATCGAACAAGGTAGTGGTTGATCTGTTCGATTCGCCCGAGTTCCAGGAGCTGCAAGGCTTGCTCCCTGCCGAAATGCTTGCGATTCCACAGCATTCAGAAATTGCGGCGGGAATTCCGATACCGGAGCCAGCCGCCGCTGCGCCAGTGCGGATCGCAAGGCCACGCGTGCAAGCCAATGAAGCAAGGGGGATGAAGAATGGAATGGACATCCTGCTGAACGATACTGGCTCTTCAGTTCACGTCGTGAAGGCAAATCCAAACACCCGGCAAGTGGTGATTATTCGGACGCAGGAAATCCTGGAGCACGCCCGCCAGCAACTTCAACAAGCCGACAGCTTGCTGCGGCAATTGCGGGAAGGACAGAAGCCACAACAGCAACAGCCGGAGAATAGTGCCGAGCAGCCATAG
- a CDS encoding IS630 family transposase: protein MTAEQFEELCRKLRSEQRLWTTRELQEYLQERWGVRYSLRQVRRIARRCGLGYRKPYVLDERRPEDAELQLKRVLRKVVNGLANKGIAASDVAIGYADESSPQTRCNRVRYWSYGDCRVRDYHQKWRCNTFGFYAIRGKSVVRGLVSSRSKDMVEQLTEIREANVGYKRVIVVWDNVSSHKTEEVREHAKMIGIELVNLPVYSPDLNPIEYVWKGVRRRIAESGIIRSREEMVLRIKSAFEECVKFRSYAKSWIEKFYEPIFKVSLRM, encoded by the coding sequence TTGACGGCAGAACAGTTCGAGGAGTTGTGCCGGAAACTGCGTTCGGAGCAGCGATTGTGGACAACCAGAGAGCTTCAGGAGTATTTGCAGGAGCGATGGGGCGTGAGGTACAGTCTGCGTCAAGTCCGTCGGATTGCTCGGCGTTGTGGACTTGGGTATCGGAAGCCGTATGTGTTGGACGAACGCCGTCCGGAGGATGCAGAATTGCAATTGAAGCGAGTGCTGCGGAAGGTGGTGAATGGTCTTGCCAATAAAGGGATTGCGGCATCGGATGTGGCGATCGGATATGCCGATGAATCGTCGCCTCAGACGCGGTGTAATCGTGTACGGTATTGGAGTTATGGGGATTGCCGAGTGCGGGATTATCATCAGAAGTGGCGGTGCAACACGTTTGGGTTTTACGCGATTCGTGGGAAGAGCGTGGTGCGGGGCTTAGTGTCATCGCGGAGCAAGGATATGGTGGAGCAATTGACAGAGATTCGGGAAGCGAATGTGGGATACAAGCGAGTGATTGTGGTGTGGGATAATGTATCGTCGCACAAGACGGAAGAGGTACGGGAGCATGCGAAGATGATAGGGATAGAGTTAGTGAATTTGCCGGTGTACTCACCGGATTTAAATCCTATCGAATATGTTTGGAAAGGGGTACGTCGTCGGATAGCGGAGAGTGGGATTATACGGAGTCGGGAGGAGATGGTATTGCGAATCAAGTCGGCATTTGAGGAGTGTGTAAAGTTTCGGAGTTATGCAAAATCATGGATAGAGAAATTTTACGAACCGATTTTCAAGGTATCATTGAGGATGTAA
- a CDS encoding tetratricopeptide repeat protein: protein MTRNAMSRLKGLVGKNSIVRRSGLPRLNMDIVHVDIIEIQQELQQVLKLIGEGEAFQAYSLTKNVLASIGTKVLYPTQYEPFFEIARENFENSLRNAILSVARLLIEERDHDHAEIILQSGIEVLPQDQEVVDRLAEVLVALNRSAEAERLLAEMEYR from the coding sequence ATGACAAGAAATGCGATGTCGCGTCTAAAAGGGCTTGTCGGTAAAAATTCGATTGTACGCCGCTCTGGGCTGCCACGCCTAAACATGGATATTGTGCACGTTGATATAATAGAAATACAACAGGAACTCCAACAAGTTTTAAAATTAATTGGTGAAGGAGAAGCGTTCCAAGCCTACAGCCTTACAAAGAATGTGCTGGCCAGCATTGGAACAAAGGTTCTGTACCCAACCCAGTATGAACCATTTTTTGAAATTGCCCGTGAGAATTTTGAAAACTCCTTGCGCAATGCCATCCTCTCGGTTGCACGCCTACTTATCGAAGAACGTGACCACGACCATGCAGAGATAATTTTACAGAGTGGGATTGAGGTTTTACCGCAGGACCAGGAAGTAGTGGATCGACTTGCTGAGGTGCTAGTTGCTTTGAACAGAAGTGCTGAGGCCGAGCGGCTACTTGCTGAAATGGAGTATCGGTAA
- a CDS encoding IS630 family transposase codes for MNINAALNAHDVGDVEVVESERVDSESTIELYAALERKHPSGRIRVICDNARYYRSRRLREWLSSSRIEQVFLPSYSPNLNLIERLWKYMRKKVIDRRYYETKDEFRGAIRRFFNDIEEYRPELERLLTLNFHVL; via the coding sequence GTGAACATCAACGCGGCATTGAACGCGCATGATGTGGGAGATGTGGAGGTGGTGGAAAGCGAGCGGGTGGATAGTGAATCAACGATTGAGTTGTATGCAGCCTTAGAGCGGAAGCATCCGAGTGGAAGGATCAGAGTGATTTGCGACAACGCGAGATACTATCGGAGTCGTCGTTTGCGGGAGTGGTTATCATCATCGCGAATAGAGCAGGTATTTTTGCCGAGTTACTCACCGAATTTGAATTTAATTGAGCGATTATGGAAATACATGAGGAAGAAGGTAATAGACAGGAGGTATTATGAAACGAAGGATGAATTTCGTGGAGCTATCCGAAGATTTTTCAACGATATTGAGGAGTACCGCCCAGAGTTAGAGAGACTTCTAACCCTGAATTTCCACGTGCTCTGA
- a CDS encoding winged helix-turn-helix domain-containing protein, which yields MIELTEELRTQLRKLQRMEKEKRRYVKITTLLMLDGGFSVGETAFALGVDNSTIYRYAEGYRASKSFEDYIEDKYVCYGGKLSGEQASAVSKELEGHLHHTSKEVVELVCERYGVRYTESGMVALLKRLGFVYKKTSLVSSRGIERSRRNFLNVWRDCLLIGVKARKVG from the coding sequence ATGATAGAACTTACGGAGGAATTACGGACACAACTGCGGAAATTGCAGCGAATGGAGAAAGAGAAGCGTCGGTATGTGAAGATCACGACGCTGCTGATGCTTGACGGGGGATTTAGCGTTGGCGAGACGGCCTTTGCGTTGGGTGTTGATAATTCGACGATATATCGGTATGCCGAAGGGTATCGAGCATCAAAGAGCTTTGAGGATTACATAGAAGACAAGTATGTGTGCTATGGTGGGAAGCTGAGCGGTGAACAGGCATCAGCTGTATCGAAGGAACTGGAGGGACATCTGCATCATACATCGAAGGAGGTAGTGGAGTTGGTGTGCGAGCGTTATGGTGTGCGATATACGGAGAGCGGGATGGTAGCATTGCTGAAGCGTCTGGGCTTTGTGTACAAGAAGACGAGTCTGGTGTCATCGAGGGGAATCGAGCGGAGCAGGAGGAATTTCTTGAACGTCTGGCGGGATTGCTTGCTGATAGGGGTGAAGGCGAGGAAGGTGGGGTAG
- a CDS encoding T9SS type A sorting domain-containing protein: protein MRKGVLLLGAALLTGAIPLSAQTTETTETTPMPETTKTMWYDSATGARHFKVEQITNDNGVQKKTVQQVVVRSKGAGGAASVVVSDSVSMEDVLIEAGGEGKNVVRLRRMVPPNATATTWTTDSTTMIQDVLVNTDDASHVQFYDIHMDAPQILLNSDEGDSELSIEQMDMPAGMEGQPQIITVDIRGEEDGAGQVIVGDPSQLQFVDIQNAENVRIEGGSATMEAELEKLMEELKARDGELKEVLEQTNPESKKVRKEIRIVRRSLDSAQMLMELAREEMAKLDGNKTVRTIRSVAHPTKCDPAMMSWMRQLWEVAPPNAPAPPAVRRFRLRTVPPDAPIPPDAPVAPVAPVPPLPPDADVLIKAFSCPQMTILSGDSVSIVEEKNGERVVRVFELGNRDTTLIINETDNDGTHRTITLFNGPLTMMNTGSKNLRVICMRGDSMVANVDQKVIVIGPRYAEAKQMLETMRQNEEKPEAMAKSAAAVRTAGYMLHDAMPNPANGSVTVNFTLPQAGQATLELYDANGTAVKKMADGDHTAGDHSVTFDTSDLSSGTYFYRLTSGNFVQSKALQVVK, encoded by the coding sequence ATGAGAAAGGGAGTTTTGCTACTTGGTGCTGCCCTGCTGACGGGGGCAATCCCGCTATCGGCCCAAACCACGGAAACCACCGAAACCACGCCAATGCCGGAGACCACAAAAACCATGTGGTATGATTCCGCCACGGGCGCACGGCACTTCAAGGTTGAGCAGATCACCAACGACAACGGTGTTCAAAAGAAAACAGTGCAGCAGGTAGTTGTGCGGAGTAAAGGCGCTGGCGGCGCGGCTTCGGTGGTGGTCAGCGATAGCGTCTCCATGGAAGATGTGCTGATCGAAGCCGGTGGTGAGGGGAAGAACGTTGTGCGGCTTCGGCGGATGGTCCCCCCCAATGCCACGGCAACAACGTGGACAACGGACAGCACCACCATGATCCAAGATGTCCTGGTGAACACCGATGACGCAAGCCACGTGCAGTTCTACGATATCCACATGGATGCTCCGCAGATACTGCTGAACAGCGACGAAGGGGATAGCGAACTCTCCATCGAGCAGATGGATATGCCTGCTGGAATGGAAGGCCAGCCGCAGATTATAACGGTTGATATTCGCGGGGAAGAAGATGGGGCGGGTCAGGTGATCGTTGGCGACCCATCGCAACTCCAATTCGTTGACATTCAGAATGCCGAGAATGTCAGGATTGAAGGGGGATCGGCAACAATGGAAGCGGAGCTGGAGAAACTGATGGAGGAACTGAAAGCCCGCGATGGCGAACTGAAAGAAGTGCTGGAGCAAACAAACCCAGAATCAAAAAAAGTGCGGAAGGAGATTCGCATCGTTCGCCGCTCGCTCGATTCGGCACAGATGCTGATGGAGCTGGCTCGCGAAGAAATGGCCAAGCTGGACGGGAACAAAACTGTGCGCACTATCAGGAGCGTTGCTCACCCCACAAAATGCGATCCGGCAATGATGAGCTGGATGCGCCAGCTGTGGGAAGTTGCTCCCCCCAATGCCCCAGCCCCGCCAGCAGTGCGCCGTTTCCGGTTGAGAACGGTTCCACCCGATGCTCCGATTCCACCGGACGCTCCGGTTGCACCAGTTGCCCCGGTTCCGCCGCTTCCACCCGATGCTGATGTTCTTATCAAAGCCTTCAGCTGCCCGCAGATGACGATTCTCAGTGGCGACTCGGTGAGCATTGTTGAGGAAAAAAATGGCGAGCGGGTGGTGCGGGTGTTCGAGCTTGGCAACCGCGACACCACGCTGATTATCAACGAAACCGACAACGATGGCACGCACCGCACCATCACCCTGTTCAACGGCCCGCTGACGATGATGAACACCGGCAGCAAAAACCTGCGAGTGATCTGCATGCGGGGCGACTCGATGGTGGCAAACGTTGACCAAAAAGTGATCGTGATTGGCCCGCGCTACGCTGAAGCAAAACAGATGCTGGAAACCATGAGGCAGAATGAGGAGAAGCCAGAGGCGATGGCCAAATCCGCCGCTGCGGTCCGCACGGCGGGGTATATGCTCCATGACGCAATGCCGAACCCAGCCAACGGATCGGTCACGGTGAACTTCACGCTGCCCCAGGCTGGCCAGGCCACGTTGGAGTTGTACGATGCCAACGGAACGGCAGTGAAGAAAATGGCCGACGGCGACCACACCGCGGGCGACCACTCCGTCACGTTCGACACCAGCGACCTTTCCAGCGGAACGTATTTCTACCGCCTAACCAGCGGAAATTTTGTGCAGTCGAAAGCCCTGCAAGTGGTGAAGTAA